In Quercus robur chromosome 11, dhQueRobu3.1, whole genome shotgun sequence, the sequence AAATCTATGCCTAGGGATTTCTTTATCAATTTGATTAGCAATTCTAGttctaaattataaaaaaggaCGAGTGTTGCACATGCTGAAGTTGCAAGCAGCTTTATGCCTTTATCACATTAAACATGTGTGTGAGGGTTGAGTCCAAACCATGCCAGAACAAGCAAACAAGATAAGACCTATCCCTTTTTTGGGTTAACTAAAATGGCAATTCATGCATGACAAGAAAGTCTTAATTATTTGCATTTTGCAGCAGATCACCATTGAATGAATTCTGAAAGATTCCTATTTTGTGGATGTCGTGTCATGTTGCTTGTTATCCCATGTGAACTGCCATGGCCGGGTTTAGTGGGTTTTCCTACCAATAAGACTCgagtaacaaaaaaatttacaagtcAAGTATTGTTATtggtaggtaaaaaaaataataatgttaataGTAGGTCCAAATTAGAACCTATAATAACTTTTCAACTCAATTGCTATGAAATTGTTGTATCCGTAAGATTACTCTTTTTCCAACTAATCGGTTTTTATAGTTATATGTGATCATACTTCAATCTGATGCAATTTAATTTTACTGGGGTTGGATAGGATGAGTTGCTATGGGGAGCAGCATGGCTAAGGAAGGCTACACAGGATGATACTTACCTCAATTACATAGAAAGCAATGGCAAAACCCTTGGTGCCGACGAGAATATCAATGAATTTGGGTGGGACAACAAGCATGCTGGCCTTAACGTTTTAGTCTCTAAGGTcagattaataaaatttcctaGACATTTCATTAGATGTTCAGCACAAAATCTTTGAACACACTTTAATTCTAACAAAAACAATTCTCACTCTTTATAGGAAGTCATAGAAGGAAATATGTACTCTCTCCAATCATACAAAGCCTCCGCTGATAGCTTCATGTGCACTCTCATACCCGAATCATCATCTTCGCACATAGATTACACTCCTGGTGGACTCCTATACAGGCCTGGAGGTAGCAACATGCAACATTCAACATCAATTGCTTTCATTTCATTAGTCTATGCCAATTACCTAGCTCGAACATCACAAGCTATTAATTGTGGAAACATATATGTTACTCCAACCACACTACGCCAACAGGCTAAGAGGCAAGTTGATTATATTCTAGGTGATAACCCTAAGGGTTTATCATATATGGTTGGATTTAGTGACTACTATCCACAGCGTATTCACCATCGTGGCTCATCTTTACCATCCATTAAGGACTATCCCCAATTCATTGCTTGCAAGGATGGTTCAATATACTTCAACTCAACAAATCCTAATCCAAATGTCTTGGTTGGGGCTGTTGTGGGAGGACCAGGAGAAGATGATATCTATGAGGATGATCGAGTTGATTTTAAGAAGTCCGAGCCCACGACTTACATTAATGCACCATTAGTCGGGGCATTAGCATACTTAGCTGCTAATCCCAACCCTAgttaagaaaaatacaagtcaTTATTTGTATATAAATTCCGAACTCTCAGCAATTGAGAATAGGGAAAAGATGCCTCTCATCTTGGgcaaagaagagggaagaggcTTGATAATTTGTTTGATTCTTGAGTTGTGTGATTTTCTGGTCACAAAAGCTTGTTGTGACTTTTTATAGAAGGATAATGTGAGAAGCTTAATGGCTTCTCGAGATCAACGACATTGTCTACATTTTGTTTCTTCATATGCAATTTTCTATGGTAGAAGTgagatttcaattttctaaagacataatttttcatttattaaagaCATTATAATATTTAAACCACCTATGCCTATGCCAAGATGGCCTCGAAAACTTAGATGCATTAACCCTTACTATGCAGttgatttagttttttcttgaagtttatttgcttataattatctttctaattaaattttcactttatcTATATACACTTATAATTTTACtcattttcaacaaataaataaaggataAGATTTCTCTCCACCAAATTAGTTCGgagaaaaaccattcaaatctctatattttgtcTTTTGACAGTATGTTTATGAGTTTCACGCATAGTGCATGAAGGTAGGGTAACCAAACATTATTAGTTTATCACTATGATTAttactaattttattattattaatatttagtCAGGATTCCTAGCCATCTTGCAACAGCTAGTGACATGTGCaacctaaaagaaaataattatgcTGCCCgtgattttattttcttttttttcgttTGTGTTTTCCTGTTGGATAATTCTATTCAATTATGTGGATAGTAGGATAATTCTCTTTAATTAATTGTAGCGGTTTGTTCTTTAGATCACGGGGCTTTTGGCCTCTACATGCACATGATTTGATTTATTGAACCTCGTGATTACACGAGCTTTGTCCATGTCTGTTTGTATGAGATTATCCAAAAAATTTCTTCGACTGCGTTCTttaaaatcaaaggaaaaattCAGTCACAATGACAATACTtctcaatttcttttatattttatttttattgagatttgatgctttttttttaagaagagattTGATACGTTTCTAagtatattaaaataaacaaagaaaatataattggtTCAAACTAATATTATATAACTAAGTTGTAAGGAGTCTAATTCTTTTGTCCCATGATATAACTAGGTTGTAAGTCATGCTTTTGCATGTAAATTTATTAATAGCGATGATGAGGTGATCTTATTTAAGCGAGTAGACAGGGTCGGCTTAATAGATAATGCAATTGATGCAATTGTTTAAGGCTctcaaataaaagaaggcccccacctgtaaaaaaaatttttatataatatatttatctatatattttaattaaaaaattttaagtacttttattggtcaataaaatgcaataaaaacaCCCCATTATATCCTAAAATGCagaagattaaaaagaaaaaaaacaaatttctagCTGCTAAACTATGTGCAACTGTGTTGCTGCACAGCACTGGACAGTTGTGCACTGTACAGCAACACAACTTGCACAGTTGCACGTTGCACACTGCACAGGGTACATGCCCAGCCCATAGTCATAGGAGATAAAGACAACACGCTTTcggaatttatcaattattataaataatcacactaattaataatttgatgtatatcatatcaactcatttgtattataataatactaatttattgaatcatgtaataa encodes:
- the LOC126705907 gene encoding endoglucanase 24-like; amino-acid sequence: MNLSLAHLVLALLLTKFPSFATSSHDYQDALSKAILFFEGQRSGYLPQDQRITWRANSGLSDGWMYNYDLSGGYYDAGDNVKFGFPMAFTTTLLAWSVIEFGDSMPNSELRNSMVAIRWATDYLLKSVSQLPNRIFVQVGDPNIDHSCWERPEDMDTARTVYAVDAPNPASDVAGETAAALAASSIAFRSSDPGYSDTLLRNAIKAFQFADNYRGAYSDNSNIRDGVCPFYCDFDGYQDELLWGAAWLRKATQDDTYLNYIESNGKTLGADENINEFGWDNKHAGLNVLVSKEVIEGNMYSLQSYKASADSFMCTLIPESSSSHIDYTPGGLLYRPGGSNMQHSTSIAFISLVYANYLARTSQAINCGNIYVTPTTLRQQAKRQVDYILGDNPKGLSYMVGFSDYYPQRIHHRGSSLPSIKDYPQFIACKDGSIYFNSTNPNPNVLVGAVVGGPGEDDIYEDDRVDFKKSEPTTYINAPLVGALAYLAANPNPS